One genomic region from Nonomuraea helvata encodes:
- a CDS encoding fibronectin type III domain-containing protein has protein sequence MIIRLVALAVAATLSVAGAVTGVSTKAAAAAGVEDEGADCAVTGLPDAGSLPTDTRLPDPFKKLDGTRISARSEWRCRREEIKKLAEKFVYGEKPGKPAGVTGTVSRTGITVNVSHNGKSSSFSASVDLPSGSGPFPAVVVFGGFGADTAAIKAAGAAVINYDPYAVGKEGTPRNNKQGAFYSIYGSSSSTGLLLAWGWGVSRIIDVIEQSDGSILRADATGVTGCSRFGKGAFVTGAFDQRIALTMPIESGSAGVPIFRGIPGEGAQSLSSAYGEQPWLGDAFGSFTSSPTRLPVDTHEIVGMFAPRGLFIMDNPHITNLGPKSASVAALGGAEIYKALGAGENITYWSDIQDGNHCANRPEWRTPLQQNIQKFLLKTGNAPGAMRISAKASGNLSQWRDWQTPVLGDSGDTTPPSTPGTPAATNVTTTGATLTWAAATDQGGSGLAGYNVYREVGATDQQLGQSATNSITLSGLTASTQYQVYVRARDGAGNLSGNSPLVTFTTTTGGGDTSPPTAPAGLTASGTTSTGTSLSWTASTDDNGVAGYDILRAPGTSGGTFTQVGTSAATSFSDTGLAPSTTYRYQVRARDAAGNTSPVSNTAQVATQPGTSTGACTAVPTVQTQWSTGYVIQPLTITNTGTSTINGWTVTFTLPAGHTLTGSWNGTATVRGQTVTIKNASHNGTVAPGASITNVGFQASRPNGDTALPSGYTCA, from the coding sequence GGTGCCGACTGCGCCGTGACCGGCCTGCCCGACGCGGGATCCTTACCCACCGATACCCGGCTTCCCGATCCCTTCAAGAAACTGGACGGCACCCGCATCTCCGCCAGATCCGAGTGGCGGTGCCGGCGGGAGGAGATCAAGAAACTGGCGGAGAAGTTCGTCTACGGCGAGAAGCCCGGGAAGCCGGCCGGCGTCACAGGGACGGTCTCGAGAACCGGTATCACCGTGAACGTGAGCCACAACGGCAAGAGTTCGAGCTTCTCGGCGAGCGTCGACCTGCCCAGCGGCTCCGGACCTTTCCCGGCCGTCGTCGTCTTCGGCGGGTTCGGAGCGGACACCGCCGCCATCAAAGCCGCCGGCGCCGCCGTCATCAACTACGACCCGTACGCGGTCGGCAAAGAGGGCACGCCGCGCAACAACAAGCAGGGCGCCTTCTACAGCATCTACGGCTCCTCGAGCAGCACCGGACTGCTCCTCGCCTGGGGCTGGGGCGTGAGCCGGATCATCGACGTCATCGAGCAGTCGGACGGCAGCATCCTCAGAGCGGACGCGACCGGCGTCACGGGATGCTCGCGGTTCGGCAAGGGCGCCTTCGTGACCGGCGCCTTCGACCAGCGCATCGCCCTGACCATGCCGATCGAGTCGGGCAGCGCCGGTGTGCCCATCTTCCGCGGCATCCCCGGGGAAGGCGCCCAGAGCCTGAGCAGCGCCTACGGGGAGCAGCCGTGGCTGGGCGACGCGTTCGGCTCCTTCACGAGCAGCCCGACCAGGCTGCCGGTGGACACGCACGAGATCGTGGGCATGTTCGCGCCGCGCGGACTGTTCATCATGGACAACCCTCACATCACCAACCTGGGCCCCAAATCCGCGAGCGTGGCGGCCCTGGGCGGCGCCGAGATCTACAAGGCGCTCGGCGCGGGGGAGAACATCACCTACTGGTCCGACATCCAGGACGGCAACCACTGCGCCAACCGGCCCGAATGGCGGACCCCGTTGCAGCAGAACATCCAGAAGTTCCTGCTGAAGACGGGCAACGCTCCCGGCGCGATGAGGATCTCGGCCAAGGCGTCCGGCAACCTGTCCCAGTGGAGAGACTGGCAGACCCCGGTCCTCGGCGACTCCGGCGACACCACCCCGCCGAGCACGCCGGGCACCCCGGCCGCGACCAACGTGACCACCACCGGCGCCACGCTCACCTGGGCCGCCGCCACCGACCAGGGCGGCTCCGGCCTGGCCGGCTACAACGTCTACCGCGAGGTGGGCGCCACCGACCAGCAACTCGGCCAGTCCGCCACCAATTCGATCACCCTCTCCGGGCTGACCGCGAGCACCCAGTACCAGGTGTACGTGCGGGCGCGTGACGGCGCGGGCAACCTGTCCGGCAACTCGCCCCTGGTCACCTTCACCACGACGACCGGCGGTGGCGACACCTCCCCGCCGACCGCCCCGGCCGGCCTGACGGCCTCGGGGACCACGTCGACGGGCACGAGCCTCAGCTGGACGGCCTCGACGGACGACAACGGCGTCGCCGGCTACGACATCCTGCGCGCGCCCGGCACGAGCGGCGGCACGTTCACCCAGGTCGGCACCTCGGCCGCGACCTCGTTCAGCGACACGGGCCTGGCCCCGAGCACCACCTACCGCTACCAGGTCAGGGCGCGCGACGCCGCGGGCAACACCTCGCCGGTCTCGAACACCGCGCAGGTCGCCACCCAGCCCGGCACGTCCACCGGCGCCTGCACGGCCGTCCCGACCGTACAGACCCAGTGGTCCACCGGGTACGTCATCCAGCCGCTGACCATCACCAACACCGGCACCTCGACGATCAACGGATGGACGGTCACCTTCACCCTGCCGGCCGGGCACACGCTGACCGGCTCGTGGAACGGCACCGCCACCGTCAGGGGGCAGACCGTGACCATCAAGAACGCCAGCCACAACGGCACCGTCGCCCCAGGAGCCAGCATCACCAACGTCGGCTTCCAGGCGAGCCGCCCGAACGGCGACACCGCGCTTCCGTCCGGCTACACCTGCGCCTGA